GTCGGTATTCTAAGGGTGTAATGTAATCAAGTCTCTTAGTGCTACATTAATTATAACAGAACTAGACAGAAGAACAATTTATATAGAATGATATATTTTGAAACTATGCTGCATATATATTACTAATATTTACTAAAGGAGGGTTGCGATGTATACAGCTGAAATCATTTTAAAAAACAAGACAGGATTACATGCGAGACCAGCAAGTCAGTTTGTAGCAACTGCATCAAAGTTTCATTCTGATATATTTGTTGTTAAAAATGATAAGGAGTACAATGCAAAGAGTATTATGGGAGTTCTAAGTATGGGTGCTGGAATGGGAACAAATTTGACTATTAAGGCAGAAGGCCCAGATGAAAAAGAAGCTGTAGAAGCATTAGAAAGACTTGTCAATACTAGTTTTGGTGAATGATGAAATCAATGAGAGAATGGTATCATAAAAATTATTACGGTACTCCTATATTGGAATTGGTATATACAACATATCAATATACCTATAATACTTTTTAACAATACTTACGAATCTTTATATCAATAACAACATATAATTTAGATCTCTTCTATATTTACTTCATAAATTTACTGATGACTGGTTTACAATACGATTGAATTTGATAAAGGATACTACATAAAGGTGATTACTATAGCAATTAATGATCTAGGTTGAAGAAAAAAGTGAAAAGGAGGCAGAAAAGTGGATGGGTATGGAATCTTTATACCAATAATTCTAGGTTCATGGGCCTACATATCTCAAATTGCACAACTAACAGGTCTATGGTGGGCAGAAGCATTAATTAGTGGAGCACTTACAGGTTTTATTGTTGGGGATTTTGAATTGGGTTTACAAATTGGTGCAACTTTAACACTTATGTCCTTAGGTATGTGGACATATGGTGGTGCAACTATGCCAGACTTTAACACAGGAGCTATAATTGGAACTGCAATAGGAGCTCTTGGATCTGGTTTGGAAGGTGGATTAGCAATAGCTATACCAACTTCTTTATTAATGACTCAATTAGATGTTCTAGGTCGTGCTACTACTACAATTTTCATTCACGGTGCTGATAAACAGTTGGAAGCAATGAATTTAAAGGGTATTACAAAGATGCATTTGTTAGGTCAATTACCATGGGGATTAAGCAGGGGTATCCCAGTATTCTTAGCAGTTTGGCTTGGAGCTGGTCCTATCCAATCCTTAATTGAATGGTTCCCAGAATGGTTTATAAAGGGAATACAATTATCAGGTAAAATGTTACCAGCTCTTGGATTCGCTTTATTACTTTCACAAATAAATGTAAAGAAATTCTGGCCATATTTGTTAATTGGTTTTGTACTATTTGCCTATTTAAATATGCCTTTAATAGGTATTGCCTTAATGGCACTTGCACTTTCAATAATTGTAATGAATATTGAAAGGAGGTCTTCTAATGTCTAATATTGATGTAGAATTAACTCAAGAGGTTGAAAAGGTAAAACTAGATAAAGAAACATTAAAGAAGTCCTTATTTAGAGATATGTTTACACTTCAATGGTCATGGAACTATGAAAGAATGCAGGCTTTAGGGTTCTTATGGTCTATTCTTCCAGTACTACAAAAGGTCTATAAAAAAGATGATGAACTTAAAGAAGCTATGCAAAGGCATCTACAGTTTTATAATACTAATCCAGTTGCATCTCCATTAATCCTTGGGGCATCTATTGCGCTTGAAGAGGATAGGGCAGGTAAAGCTGCTAGTAGTATAAAGGTTGGCTTAATGGGTCCTTTAGCAGGAATTGGAGATACAATACAGGCTGTATTATTTAGACCTATTGTTGCTGTTATTGCTGCTTCTTTAGCAATGAGTGGCAGTGGCCTTGGTCCATTACTTATTTTCTTAGCTGGTATATTATGGATGGCAGTAAAGATTCCTTTATTCTGGTTAGGTTATAACAAGAGTACTGCATTAATTGGCGATGTTGCAGGAGATGGGTTATTAGAAACTGTAACAAATACTGCTACGATTGCCGGTATAACTGTAATTGGTGGTTTTATACCTAGTATAATGAAAGGGTTAGTGACACCATTGCAATTTGCTAGAACAATTACAGTTGAAGGTGAAGCAGTTGAAAAGGTTATAAGTTTACAAGAGGTGTTAAATGGCATTGTACCATATTTAATTCCTGTATTGGTTGTTGGGCTTGCATATTATCTAATTAAGAAAAGAATGTCTCCAGTAAAGATATTACTAGTTTTAGTAGCATTGGCATTCATAACTAGTTTATTAGGAATTTTATAAAAATTATTAAGTAAAACTACAAAAATAGTCTCCTTTTTAATAATTCCTTTCTAAGGAGACTATTTTATAACGAATAGAAAAGTTCTATTCTTTTTATATAAGAACTTTTCGTATATGAGTTTCAAGAAAAGCTTCCTTATAATGTTTCATTAGAAGCTTTTCTTGTTATTAAAAATTAGTTAAGAAAGGATGTATGAAATGATAGGGATTATCCTAGCAGGTCATGGACAATTTGCAAAGGAATTATTAAAATCTGCACAAATGATTATGGGTAAGCAAGACAATATGGTAGCATTTACCCTTGAGCCAGATGACGATCCGTTTTTGCTTAAGGATAGAATATATGAGGAATGCAAAAAAAACGATTTAGGTGATGGTGTAATTGTATTGGTGGATTTAATGGGTGGATCACCTGGGAATGCAGCTGCATATGTAGCCATGGAGGGATATCCAGTTATAACTGGAGTTAATTTACCTATGCTATTAGAATTAATCGCAATGCGAAATTTAGACATTGAAGAAGCAGTAAGTCATATTATTATTACAGCAAGGGAAAGTATAGACGATTTAAGAATTTTGTTAAGGGGGTAGTACTATGATAGTACATATGAGAATAGACAACAGATTAATTCATGGACAGGTCACTGTGAGATGGGTAGGTTCCTTAGAGGCTAATCATCTAATAGTAACAAATGATGAGGTTGCCGATGATCCTATACAGCAAACTATGCTTCCATTGGCAGCAAGGGGGGTAAAAACTTCAGTTTTATCTATAGAAGATACCATAAAACATTGTAAAGAGGCAACAGATAAAGAAAGGATAATGATAATTGCTAAATTCCCTTCTGATGCATTAGCTTTGTTGGAAAATGGTATTGAGCCAATGGAGATAAATGTAGGAAATCAAGCACCTCTACCAAGTACGAAATACAAAATGGTCACGAAGTCAATAGCAGTTACAGCAGACGACGCCAAGATATACAGGAAAATAAATGAAATGCACCATCTAACATCACAAATGTTACCATCAGATTCGAAAAAGGATTTTATCCAACTAATTGAAGATAAAGGACTTTAGTATTTAGGACTTTTAGGAGGAATCAGAATGAAGGTAGGATTTTCAAAGATAGATATAACACCTAAAGTTCCTGTAACAATGGGTGGTTATGGTGATCGAAAGGATAAGTCAAAGGGGATTTTAGATCATATATATGCTAGAGCCTTAGTATTTGAAGATGACAATAAGAATCGTGTTGCAATTGTTTCAGTAGATCTAATTAACTTAACTCAATTAGAAGTCAGTTATATAAAAGGAAAAATATATCTTCTAACCAATATAACTAAGGATAGGATTATAATCAGCACAACTCATACTCATTCTGCACCGCTTACAAAAGATAGTTTTCTTTTTGGATTGGCAAACAATGATTATATAAATAGTATAATGGATGCTATTCCACAAACTGTATTAACTGCACTAGAAAACATGCAAAGATGTAAATTAGGTTGGTATCAAGGAGAGTTTAAGGAAGTGGGTGCTTCCAGGCGAGAATTAAATCAAAATGTAAAGACGATTTTAACGATTTTAGCTGCAGTAGACTTAGATAATAATTTGTTAAATGTACTATTTAATTATAATTGCCATCCTACAGTACTATCTGCTAAAAATCTAATGATTTCAGCTGATTATCCGGGTTATGCTATAGAAAAGCTTAAACAGAAATTAGGTTCTAGCGTTAATTTTACTTTTACTAATGGAGCGTGTGGAGATATAAGCACGAGATTTACGAGAAAAGGTCAAGATTATGATGAGGTCAAAAGACTAGGAGAGTTATTGGCTCTTGAAGTAATGGAGTCACTAAAAAAGATTACATATGAAGAATTACAGTATATTTCAGTAAAAGAAAAACATTTTAATCTAATACCTAAAGAATTTATAGATGATGAAA
The DNA window shown above is from Tissierella sp. Yu-01 and carries:
- a CDS encoding HPr family phosphocarrier protein → MYTAEIILKNKTGLHARPASQFVATASKFHSDIFVVKNDKEYNAKSIMGVLSMGAGMGTNLTIKAEGPDEKEAVEALERLVNTSFGE
- a CDS encoding PTS sugar transporter subunit IIC; the protein is MDGYGIFIPIILGSWAYISQIAQLTGLWWAEALISGALTGFIVGDFELGLQIGATLTLMSLGMWTYGGATMPDFNTGAIIGTAIGALGSGLEGGLAIAIPTSLLMTQLDVLGRATTTIFIHGADKQLEAMNLKGITKMHLLGQLPWGLSRGIPVFLAVWLGAGPIQSLIEWFPEWFIKGIQLSGKMLPALGFALLLSQINVKKFWPYLLIGFVLFAYLNMPLIGIALMALALSIIVMNIERRSSNV
- a CDS encoding PTS system mannose/fructose/sorbose family transporter subunit IID: MSNIDVELTQEVEKVKLDKETLKKSLFRDMFTLQWSWNYERMQALGFLWSILPVLQKVYKKDDELKEAMQRHLQFYNTNPVASPLILGASIALEEDRAGKAASSIKVGLMGPLAGIGDTIQAVLFRPIVAVIAASLAMSGSGLGPLLIFLAGILWMAVKIPLFWLGYNKSTALIGDVAGDGLLETVTNTATIAGITVIGGFIPSIMKGLVTPLQFARTITVEGEAVEKVISLQEVLNGIVPYLIPVLVVGLAYYLIKKRMSPVKILLVLVALAFITSLLGIL
- a CDS encoding PTS sugar transporter subunit IIA, encoding MIGIILAGHGQFAKELLKSAQMIMGKQDNMVAFTLEPDDDPFLLKDRIYEECKKNDLGDGVIVLVDLMGGSPGNAAAYVAMEGYPVITGVNLPMLLELIAMRNLDIEEAVSHIIITARESIDDLRILLRG
- a CDS encoding PTS sugar transporter subunit IIB, which codes for MIVHMRIDNRLIHGQVTVRWVGSLEANHLIVTNDEVADDPIQQTMLPLAARGVKTSVLSIEDTIKHCKEATDKERIMIIAKFPSDALALLENGIEPMEINVGNQAPLPSTKYKMVTKSIAVTADDAKIYRKINEMHHLTSQMLPSDSKKDFIQLIEDKGL
- a CDS encoding neutral/alkaline non-lysosomal ceramidase N-terminal domain-containing protein → MKVGFSKIDITPKVPVTMGGYGDRKDKSKGILDHIYARALVFEDDNKNRVAIVSVDLINLTQLEVSYIKGKIYLLTNITKDRIIISTTHTHSAPLTKDSFLFGLANNDYINSIMDAIPQTVLTALENMQRCKLGWYQGEFKEVGASRRELNQNVKTILTILAAVDLDNNLLNVLFNYNCHPTVLSAKNLMISADYPGYAIEKLKQKLGSSVNFTFTNGACGDISTRFTRKGQDYDEVKRLGELLALEVMESLKKITYEELQYISVKEKHFNLIPKEFIDDETINLKIKEYEEKLSELNKNGGSKGDFRIVHTALQGLKVQKLMTENISELEFDGFLNAIRIGNGVILSQPAELFSSLGYEIMANSPYTPTMIIGYANGYIGYIPNIESYHEGGYESYSCQFKEGEGEHLRDLAISLIQEVEQ